GTCGCCTGGGTGAGCCTGCCGACGCCGCGAACATGATCCTGTTCCTGGCGTCCGGCGCCTCCAGTTGGATTACGGGGCAGACGTATCCGGTCAACGGTGGCTATTCGTTCTCGTCCTGACAAAAGTCGAGCCTGTCGAGGGTTCCGGTACGCCATACGAGGAAAGGTGAGTACGACTGTGCTGTACATGTTCGAAGCACGACTGAGTCAGGGGCAATTGTCCAACGAGGAATTCTATTCCCGCTGGCTGAGCGAAGCCGAGTACGCCGCGAGTCTCGTGGAGGCAGGTGTCATCAAATCTGCGTACAAGGTTCCCGGCGAACACCGGGTGGTCGTTATCGCCGACCTCGACTCACCGGAACGCATCGACGATGTGATCCACAGCCTGCCGCTGTTCAAAAACGGCCTGTGGCCGCAGGTCCAGCACACCTGGACTCCCTTGCGGCTGTACACCGACTGGACCGAGGATCTCAAGGCTCTCGCCTGCGGCCGGACCCCGATGCGAGCAAAGGACGCCGAGGAATGACGATAAACCGCATTCACCATCTCGACGGCTGCACAATGCGTCCGCGAGGATTGCCGGTGAACGGGCGCGGCATCTTGGTTGGGCACGTCCTCGCAGTGGAGTTGCGGGGCGGTGACGTAGTTCTCGTCGATTCCGGGATCGGACGAGCCGCGCGGCGCGAACCCCGACGAATGCTCGGTGCTGCATTCGTTCACGGGTTTCGGCCCGACCTGAGCGAGTCGGGATCGGTGTTCGCGCAGTTGGTCGACCTCGGGCTAGCCGACCACGTGCGACACATCGTGCTCACCCACCTGGATGTGGACCACGCCGGTGGGCTCTCGGATTTCCCCCGTGCGACCGTGCATGTGCATACGCGGGAATTGGCGGCAGGAAGCTCTGTGCGAGGGTGGAACGCTCGAATGCGCTACAGGACAGCCCTGTGGGGGCACGGACCTCGATTCCGATCGTTCAGCGACGGCGGAGACTCGTGGAACGGATTCGACGGGGCTCAGGTCCTGGAGGGTCTTACCGACGAGGTGGTGGCAATCCCCTTGCCAGGGCATACGCTAGGTCACGTCGCAGTAGCCGTGCGCTCTGGGGAGAACTGGCTGGTGCATGCGGGTGACTGTTACTTTCACGGCAGTTCGGTCGGACGCGACCGCAACGACGTCCGTTGGGGAGCTGAGCTTTTCGAGACAGTTATGGCCGTCGATCGCCGCAAGGTTGCCGCGAACCACGAACGACTTGCCGAACTCGTCGCCCGCACGGACCGGACGTTCGAGGTGTTCTCTGCGCACGATCCGTTCGAATTCGAAAAATGCCGTGCGCCAAACGGCGCGAACGAGAGGTAGGACGATGGAAAAGTCTGCAGCGCAGAATGATACGGAACGATCGGTCGAGTCCTTTGTTGCGTTGATCCGAGCCCAGGATGTCTCGGGAATCGTCAGCTGGTTCTCTCCGGAGGCGTCCCTCGTCGTCAACGGACGCAAACAGGATCGGATCCCGTTTGCCGGGGCTTACGAAGGCACCGATGCAGTCGGGCAGCTTCTTACACGTATCTTCGAAGCCGTCGAGATCCACGACCTACGTCCACAATTCACGCTGCGTGATGCGTCTGACGAGGTGGGTACGAAGATTGTCTGCTGTCTCAACCTGGTCGGTACGGTGCGGTCGACTGGAACGCAGTTCGACCTCGAAATATCGGCAATGGTGATGGTGAACGGTATGGGCGCAGTGGAGTCGGCGCGGGTGTTCTACGACACCGACATCACCCGCCGCGCCTTCGAAGAGAAATCTGACACCGTGTTACGAGACGAGAAGGGAAGTGGAATCAGCGAGGTCTCGCACGCGGTTTCGTACGACCCGAAACAGATCGTGCCCGAAATCTACAAGCTCATCTTCGAGGGAGTTCCCAAGGGCACCAAAGTAAGTTTCGGTGACTTGGCTCGCTCGACGGCCGAATTCGCTCGGCACAACGTCACCAAGCCGCCATCATTTTGGTGGCAATTGGTGAGAAATTTCAACGTGTGGGATCTTTCACGGCAGTCGGCGGCGCTTCGTCCGTACTACTCACCCGACCTGATTCACATGATCAAGGGTGGGGAGACCGAGGTCGAACTCTGTGGGACGTACCACGGACACCAAGGGCTCTCCGACTTCGCGCTGACACTGTTTTCGGACTTGGAGTACGAGGGAGTACCGCCGCAACTCGAGACCATAGCCGAAGGTAATCGATGCGCCGTCCACATGCCCGAAACATTCGTCAACAAGGCGACGGGTACACGGGCCGTGGTTCATATGCTCCACCTCTGGCGATTCGACGACGCCGGAAGGGTCGTCGAATTCAAGAGTTACAACGACACTTTCGAGATCGTCCACAGCTACGGATTAGCGTCGGCCGGAGGACACTATGACGGTTGAAGTGACATACGACCACAGAACTGCCTGGGTTACGTTCTCAAACAAAGGGTCACTCAATTCACTTGACCTCGGTACCGTGAGTGACCTTGCCGACGCGTTCGAACGACTCGCGAATCGGTCCGACATTGATGTCGTAGTACTACGAGCAGAAGACCCTGGGTTTTGTTCGGGTGGCGACCTCAGATTTGTCGCTGACTATCTGGACGACTTGGACGCGGCAGTGGACCGGTTCCTGGATCGCAGCGATGCCCTTGTGAAGTCGCTTCTCACAATGCCCCAGATAACGGTCTCTGTGGTCGATGGGGCGGCTGCCGGAGCTGGAATGTCGCTGGCCGCAGCGGCTGACTTCAGTATCTGCTCCGACCGCAGTACCTTTCACCCGTCCTATGCACGCCTCG
The nucleotide sequence above comes from Rhodococcus sp. KBS0724. Encoded proteins:
- a CDS encoding muconolactone Delta-isomerase family protein, whose protein sequence is MSTTVLYMFEARLSQGQLSNEEFYSRWLSEAEYAASLVEAGVIKSAYKVPGEHRVVVIADLDSPERIDDVIHSLPLFKNGLWPQVQHTWTPLRLYTDWTEDLKALACGRTPMRAKDAEE
- a CDS encoding MBL fold metallo-hydrolase; its protein translation is MTINRIHHLDGCTMRPRGLPVNGRGILVGHVLAVELRGGDVVLVDSGIGRAARREPRRMLGAAFVHGFRPDLSESGSVFAQLVDLGLADHVRHIVLTHLDVDHAGGLSDFPRATVHVHTRELAAGSSVRGWNARMRYRTALWGHGPRFRSFSDGGDSWNGFDGAQVLEGLTDEVVAIPLPGHTLGHVAVAVRSGENWLVHAGDCYFHGSSVGRDRNDVRWGAELFETVMAVDRRKVAANHERLAELVARTDRTFEVFSAHDPFEFEKCRAPNGANER
- a CDS encoding nuclear transport factor 2 family protein, with the translated sequence MEKSAAQNDTERSVESFVALIRAQDVSGIVSWFSPEASLVVNGRKQDRIPFAGAYEGTDAVGQLLTRIFEAVEIHDLRPQFTLRDASDEVGTKIVCCLNLVGTVRSTGTQFDLEISAMVMVNGMGAVESARVFYDTDITRRAFEEKSDTVLRDEKGSGISEVSHAVSYDPKQIVPEIYKLIFEGVPKGTKVSFGDLARSTAEFARHNVTKPPSFWWQLVRNFNVWDLSRQSAALRPYYSPDLIHMIKGGETEVELCGTYHGHQGLSDFALTLFSDLEYEGVPPQLETIAEGNRCAVHMPETFVNKATGTRAVVHMLHLWRFDDAGRVVEFKSYNDTFEIVHSYGLASAGGHYDG
- a CDS encoding enoyl-CoA hydratase/isomerase family protein, with product MTVEVTYDHRTAWVTFSNKGSLNSLDLGTVSDLADAFERLANRSDIDVVVLRAEDPGFCSGGDLRFVADYLDDLDAAVDRFLDRSDALVKSLLTMPQITVSVVDGAAAGAGMSLAAAADFSICSDRSTFHPSYARLGVPPDLGGSVTLTRRLGPHRALNLLLLQARLDAQTALVWGLVDVVVTDGELSDKLSESLLRILNLESAALRATKSMVLANTETRTLEAALGIERHHLKAAMSTPSYLDKIRAFTADAAHS